One Drosophila kikkawai strain 14028-0561.14 chromosome 3L, DkikHiC1v2, whole genome shotgun sequence genomic window carries:
- the LOC108078865 gene encoding capon-like protein isoform X1, producing MKHEKTLAAMAVPHKQRLNLAEHSAHVPRSPITKAFDFLPWTRSRSKVNMAKAQSQPAEQQQQASASAAGVTSEKPSEVHYHRNIFRSGGGLIRDILVGDKQLQLKDKPPQSPVPSHKKKQKHLSRNKSLDIRELIGCVEREMAPVTAGGLSQPPRFIDDTYIDHKPKHILFNDDENTVYIIKKEQPVAKASHKGTSCSTSSSSATAPANGDVVKARLKFKRLPDDHYAASPEALRRAHQLHQRSEQRHQLQRRKSLSDQHSSSSLSSGGGGGSNGNNSQMLERPKTDKPRKKLSFREPIIAGDQMLPLILTEQRQARQRRRSSPLERRPAAGSRPECDNLCNNRTKDAISCGCAASDPESQAMRIVRTVGQAFEVCHKFNLHKNSLEPNDERSDISSSELLDVEQVSEQQLSEDGDRNGGDNETPKKEHLALSPDLNHTQPQRPNHLELMPSHSSLRKSNSLLCDVDDKSPGSPSSPRTEITQLKDQLEAQALQTRQALGQLMLVREQLISETNARIEAQARTQQLLQQNRELLEHLASLGAYNEQQSAGLTSANIGMAPQQSQLQLLLQATSNNNNLATINQQISNLGSINQQLTSLSHQLSGLNQQSQHLQNLQQQQQAQAQATANPNPATPPPVASGSSPYPSMSQLQSISNQLQQQQQQQQQDALSKDLFQVNQELLNRLQALNLNANPAQTQQTPTASPHNSFFYVNPLSCTPATPNNNAGGAGGFSFLTSPAATGTLTPSPLGSMNRNSFAGSSSLNEDIRLSIEQNLNNLEEQLKAAVSNGNLAGLACGGSTSTRDTSRSSSTLDSPSSPRLRSSNNNISPGSSSGQQNHNNNNSNSNSTSSSRETRFNTVLLRVTDEAGHQRKLSATPSFITRSTSEKVPNRSQMMSQVQRTAWARHTTK from the exons ATGAAGCACGAGAAGACCCTCGCTGCCATGGCTGTTCCCCACAAGCAGCGTCTCAATCTGGCGGAGCATTCCGCCCACGTGCCCCGCAGTCCCATCACCAAGGCCTTTGACTTCCTGCCCTGGACCAGGAGTCGCAGCAAGGTGAACATGGCCAAGGCCCAGAGTCAGCcggcggagcagcagcagcaggcctcTGCCTCGGCGGCAGGTGTTACCTCTGAGAAGCCTTCAGAGGTTCACTATCACCGTAACATCTTCCGCAGCGGCGGCGGTCTCATCCGGGACATCCTCGTGGGAGACAAGCAGCTCCAGCTGAAGGACAAGCCCCCACAGTCCCCGGTTCCCTCGCACAAAAAGAAGCAGAAGCACCTGTCCCGCAACAAGAGTCTGGATATCCGGGAGCTTATCGGTTGCGTGGAGCGGGAAATGGCTCCGGTGACCGCTGGCGGACTAAGTCAGCCTCCCCGCTTCATAGACGACACCTACATTGACCACAAGCCCAAGCACATACTCTTCAACGATGACGAGAACACTGTATACATTATAAAGAAGGAGCAGCCGGTGGCTAAGGCGAGCCACAAGGGCACATCCTGCTCGacatcctcctcctctgcaACTGCTCCTGCCAATGGTGATGTTGTGAAGGCCCGGCTAAAGTTCAAGCGCCTGCCCGACGATCACTATGCCGCATCGCCGGAGGCCCTGCGCCGAGCCCATCAGCTCCACCAGCGCTCCGAGCAGCGTCACCAGTTGCAGCGAAGGAAGAGTCTCAGCGATCAGCACAGCAGTTCCAGCCTGAGCAGTGGCGGTGGAGGAGGAAGCAATGGAAACAACAGCCAAATGCTGGAGCGTCCCAAGACCGACAAGCCGCGCAAGAAGCTATCCTTCCGGGAGCCCATCATAGCCGGCGACCAGATGCTGCCGCTCATCCTCACCGAGCAGCGCCAGGCGAGACAGAGGCGGCGTAGCTCCCCCCTGGAGAGGAGGCCAGCAGCAGGCTCCCGACCAGAATGTGATAATTTATGCAATAATCGCACAAAGGATGCAATTTCATGCGGCTGTGCGGCGAGCGATCCCGAG TCCCAGGCCATGCGCATCGTCCGCACCGTGGGCCAAGCCTTTGAAGTGTGCCACAAATTTAATCTTCATAAGAATTCCCTGGAACCCAATGACGAACGCTCCGACATATCCTCCTCGGAGCTGCTGGATGTGGAGCAAGTCAGCGAGCAGCAGCTCAGCGAGGATGGCGACAGGAATGGCGGCGACAACGAGACGCCCAAGAAAG aGCACTTGGCCTTATCGCCCGACTTGAACCACACGCAGCCGCAGCGACCGAACCACTTGGAACTGATGCCATCGCATTCGAGTCTACGTAAATCGAACAGCCTGCTG TGCGATGTGGACGACAAGTCGCCCGGCTCCCCATCTTCGCCGCGCACTGAGATCACGCAGCTGAAGGATCAACTGGAGGCACAGGCCCTCCAAACGCGCCAGGCTCTGGGCCAACTGATGCTGGTGCGGGAGCAGCTCATCTCGGAGACCAATGCGCGCATCGAGGCGCAG GCGCGCACCCAACAGTTGCTGCAGCAGAACCGCGAGCTTCTGGAGCACCTAGCCTCCTTGGGGGCCTACAACGAGCAGCAGAGTGCCGGCCTCACATCGGCCAATATCGGAATGGCACCGCAG CAAtcgcagttgcagttgcttcTCCAGgccaccagcaacaacaacaatctgGCCACGATCAACCAGCAAATTAGCAACCTGGGCAGCATCAACCAGCAGCTGACCTCGCTGAGCCACCAGCTGAGTGGCCTTAACCAGCAGAGCCAGCACCTTCAGAacctgcaacagcagcagcaggcgcaggCTCAGGCTACTGCAAATCCCAATCCAGCAACACCTCCTCCGGTGGCCAGTGGGAGCAGTCCATATCCGTCGATGAGCCAGCTGCAGAGCATTAGCAatcagctgcagcagcagcagcagcaacagcaacaggatGCCCTGTCCAAGGACCTGTTTCAGGTCAATCAAGAGCTGCTCAACCGCCTGCAGGCTCTGAATCTGAATGCCAATCCGGCACAGACCCAGCAGACGCCCACAGCCTCGCCGCACAACTCCTTCTTCTATGTTAATCCCCTCTCCTGCACTCCGGCCACGCCCAATAACAATGCCGGCGGAGCCGGAGGCTTCAGCTTCCTCACCTCGCCGGCGGCCACTGGAACCCTGACGCCCTCACCGCTGGGCAGCATGAATCGGAACTCTTTCGCTGGGAGTTCGTCGCTGAACGAAGACATTCGCCTGAGCATCGAACAGAACCTCAACAACTTGGAGGAGCAGCTGAAGGCGGCGGTGTCGAATGGCAACCTGGCTGGATTAGCTTGCGGAGGATCAACCAGCACCCGGGATACCAGTCGCAGTTCCTCCACTCTGGACTCGCCCTCGTCTCCACGCTTgcggagcagcaacaacaacatcagtCCCGGGAGCAGCAGTGGCCAGCAGaatcacaacaacaacaatagcaacagcaacagcacgAGCAGCAGCCGGGAGACAAGATTCAACACGGTCCTGCTGAGGGTCACCGACGAGGCGGGTCACCAGAGGAAGCTGTCGGCCACGCCCAGTTTCATCACGCGGAGCACCAGCGAGAAGGTGCCCAATCGCAGCCAGATGATGAGCCAGGTGCAGAGGACGGCCTGGGCCAGGCACACCACCAAATGA
- the LOC108078865 gene encoding uncharacterized protein isoform X3, producing the protein MKHEKTLAAMAVPHKQRLNLAEHSAHVPRSPITKAFDFLPWTRSRSKVNMAKAQSQPAEQQQQASASAAGVTSEKPSEVHYHRNIFRSGGGLIRDILVGDKQLQLKDKPPQSPVPSHKKKQKHLSRNKSLDIRELIGCVEREMAPVTAGGLSQPPRFIDDTYIDHKPKHILFNDDENTVYIIKKEQPVAKASHKGTSCSTSSSSATAPANGDVVKARLKFKRLPDDHYAASPEALRRAHQLHQRSEQRHQLQRRKSLSDQHSSSSLSSGGGGGSNGNNSQMLERPKTDKPRKKLSFREPIIAGDQMLPLILTEQRQARQRRRSSPLERRPAAGSRPECDNLCNNRTKDAISCGCAASDPESQAMRIVRTVGQAFEVCHKFNLHKNSLEPNDERSDISSSELLDVEQVSEQQLSEDGDRNGGDNETPKKEHLALSPDLNHTQPQRPNHLELMPSHSSLRKSNSLLCDVDDKSPGSPSSPRTEITQLKDQLEAQALQTRQALGQLMLVREQLISETNARIEAQARTQQLLQQNRELLEHLASLGAYNEQQSAGLTSANIGMAPQLSSTAKVARWFQQLPWHTASLSRPESGFVSGDSRSEKYQEDHFYGGIQTSAKETDDLCDEFLLVEGSSTIWTKLSAKKRRKLLGMRLGKVTTF; encoded by the exons ATGAAGCACGAGAAGACCCTCGCTGCCATGGCTGTTCCCCACAAGCAGCGTCTCAATCTGGCGGAGCATTCCGCCCACGTGCCCCGCAGTCCCATCACCAAGGCCTTTGACTTCCTGCCCTGGACCAGGAGTCGCAGCAAGGTGAACATGGCCAAGGCCCAGAGTCAGCcggcggagcagcagcagcaggcctcTGCCTCGGCGGCAGGTGTTACCTCTGAGAAGCCTTCAGAGGTTCACTATCACCGTAACATCTTCCGCAGCGGCGGCGGTCTCATCCGGGACATCCTCGTGGGAGACAAGCAGCTCCAGCTGAAGGACAAGCCCCCACAGTCCCCGGTTCCCTCGCACAAAAAGAAGCAGAAGCACCTGTCCCGCAACAAGAGTCTGGATATCCGGGAGCTTATCGGTTGCGTGGAGCGGGAAATGGCTCCGGTGACCGCTGGCGGACTAAGTCAGCCTCCCCGCTTCATAGACGACACCTACATTGACCACAAGCCCAAGCACATACTCTTCAACGATGACGAGAACACTGTATACATTATAAAGAAGGAGCAGCCGGTGGCTAAGGCGAGCCACAAGGGCACATCCTGCTCGacatcctcctcctctgcaACTGCTCCTGCCAATGGTGATGTTGTGAAGGCCCGGCTAAAGTTCAAGCGCCTGCCCGACGATCACTATGCCGCATCGCCGGAGGCCCTGCGCCGAGCCCATCAGCTCCACCAGCGCTCCGAGCAGCGTCACCAGTTGCAGCGAAGGAAGAGTCTCAGCGATCAGCACAGCAGTTCCAGCCTGAGCAGTGGCGGTGGAGGAGGAAGCAATGGAAACAACAGCCAAATGCTGGAGCGTCCCAAGACCGACAAGCCGCGCAAGAAGCTATCCTTCCGGGAGCCCATCATAGCCGGCGACCAGATGCTGCCGCTCATCCTCACCGAGCAGCGCCAGGCGAGACAGAGGCGGCGTAGCTCCCCCCTGGAGAGGAGGCCAGCAGCAGGCTCCCGACCAGAATGTGATAATTTATGCAATAATCGCACAAAGGATGCAATTTCATGCGGCTGTGCGGCGAGCGATCCCGAG TCCCAGGCCATGCGCATCGTCCGCACCGTGGGCCAAGCCTTTGAAGTGTGCCACAAATTTAATCTTCATAAGAATTCCCTGGAACCCAATGACGAACGCTCCGACATATCCTCCTCGGAGCTGCTGGATGTGGAGCAAGTCAGCGAGCAGCAGCTCAGCGAGGATGGCGACAGGAATGGCGGCGACAACGAGACGCCCAAGAAAG aGCACTTGGCCTTATCGCCCGACTTGAACCACACGCAGCCGCAGCGACCGAACCACTTGGAACTGATGCCATCGCATTCGAGTCTACGTAAATCGAACAGCCTGCTG TGCGATGTGGACGACAAGTCGCCCGGCTCCCCATCTTCGCCGCGCACTGAGATCACGCAGCTGAAGGATCAACTGGAGGCACAGGCCCTCCAAACGCGCCAGGCTCTGGGCCAACTGATGCTGGTGCGGGAGCAGCTCATCTCGGAGACCAATGCGCGCATCGAGGCGCAG GCGCGCACCCAACAGTTGCTGCAGCAGAACCGCGAGCTTCTGGAGCACCTAGCCTCCTTGGGGGCCTACAACGAGCAGCAGAGTGCCGGCCTCACATCGGCCAATATCGGAATGGCACCGCAG CTCTCGTCGACGGCAAAAGTGGCCCGATGGTTCCAGCAGCTGCCCTGGCACACCGCCTCCCTGTCCCGGCCGGAGAGCGGCTTCGTTTCCGGTGACTCGCGCTCGGAGAAGTATCAGGAGGATCACTTCTACGGCGGCATCCAGACGTCGGCCAAGGAGACGGATGATTTATGCGACGAGTTCCTGCTGGTGGAGGGCAGCAGCACCATTTGGACAAAGCTGAGCGCCAAAAAGCGTCGTAAATTGCTCGGCATGCGTCTGGGCAAAGTGACAACGTTCTGA
- the LOC138928377 gene encoding transmembrane channel-like protein, which translates to MHNEEDPSAPVAGSHSDSVRSPPPPAIAPRRPKPGILRLDIGKPRRSSGGSVDFRCVGTSSTTTASGNGSGNDSNVATGANSEVSEHDLRPVGECLRFGQANRPMTWPVECEWGRDPAAAIAMPLSMAINTNRT; encoded by the coding sequence ATGCACAACGAGGAGGATCCCTCCGCTCCGGTGGCCGGCAGCCACTCGGATTCGGTACGGAGTCCACCGCCGCCGGCCATAGCTCCCCGACGCCCCAAGCCAGGCATTTTGCGCCTGGACATTGGCAAGCCACGACGCTCATCAGGTGGTTCCGTCGATTTCCGTTGCGTGggcaccagcagcaccaccacggCCAGTGGCAATGGCAGCGGCAACGACAGCAACGTGGCCACTGGCGCCAACAGTGAGGTAAGTGAGCATGATTTACGGCCCGTCGGGGAGTGCTTACGATTTGGCCAGGCCAACAGGCCAATGACTTGGCCAGTGGAGTGTGAATGGGGCCGGGACCCAGCTGCAGCAATAGCTATGCCACTGTCAATGGCCATAAACACCAATCGCACTTAA
- the LOC108078929 gene encoding uncharacterized protein, with protein sequence MSFAESAHQVFITRSSYEGTFGNTVNVMNGFGSYRYPDGSEYRGGFHQGQFHGFGQLRLSQPYRFTFKGEFKNGCLVSIEDMWFSDGLHVKGRITPNGLDCSEWDYLTPTDRRYQAERRYGQQPVGPTAFLTSKMVARTLPKNCYDTEEGIYNSETCWLTERAPPLQSSVYVACQKEKKWIENNCRKARSEHMVEPNANECRSIIENNLATERVQLKDTSIYAPFGKVNRERYFHNLAKKRGHAERDPQSSDRQRRMRVDDPAWETDACFRAYARVSEQQESRSRSQPQTRSQRIKQPRHWSSTSDVRKPKSEGDFSCESNSFNEDSIPLNVKETYLAAASMKQWKGTDNLTVVQSNLVRRISYMDMTRSIFEL encoded by the coding sequence ATGTCGTTCGCGGAGAGCGCCCACCAAGTCTTCATCACGCGAAGCAGCTATGAGGGGACCTTTGGCAACACGGTCAACGTGATGAACGGTTTCGGCAGCTACCGCTATCCGGATGGAAGCGAGTACCGAGGTGGCTTCCACCAAGGTCAGTTCCATGGCTTCGGCCAGCTGCGTCTGTCGCAGCCGTACCGCTTCACCTTCAAGGGTGAGTTCAAGAACGGATGCCTGGTGTCAATCGAGGACATGTGGTTCTCCGACGGTCTGCATGTGAAAGGCAGGATTACGCCTAACGGACTCGACTGCTCCGAGTGGGATTACCTGACTCCCACGGATCGGCGCTACCAGGCAGAGCGGCGCTATGGCCAGCAGCCGGTGGGGCCCACCGCCTTCCTCACCTCCAAAATGGTGGCGCGCACCCTTCCGAAGAACTGCTATGATACCGAAGAGGGCATCTACAATTCCGAGACCTGCTGGCTGACGGAGCGCGCTCCACCGCTCCAGAGCTCCGTCTACGTGGCCTgccagaaggagaagaagTGGATCGAAAACAATTGCCGGAAAGCCAGAAGTGAGCACATGGTGGAGCCCAATGCCAACGAGTGCCGCAGCATCATTGAGAACAATTTGGCCACGGAACGAGTGCAACTGAAGGACACGTCCATCTACGCGCCGTTCGGCAAGGTGAATCGGGAGCGCTACTTCCACAACTTGGCCAAGAAGCGGGGTCACGCCGAGAGGGACCCGCAGTCCTCCGACCGCCAGCGCAGAATGCGCGTTGACGATCCTGCCTGGGAGACTGATGCCTGCTTCCGTGCCTATGCCCGAGTGTCGGAGCAGCAGGAGTCCCGCAGCCGCAGCCAGCCGCAAACCCGGTCACAACGAATCAAGCAGCCACGCCACTGGTCGAGCACCTCGGATGTCCGGAAACCCAAGTCGGAGGGTGACTTCAGCTGCGAGTCGAACAGCTTCAACGAGGACTCGATTCCCCTCAACGTGAAGGAGACGTACCTGGCGGCCGCGTCCATGAAGCAATGGAAGGGCACGGACAACCTCACCGTGGTGCAGTCCAACCTTGTCCGCCGCATCAGCTACATGGACATGACGCGTTCCATCTTCGAGTTGTAG
- the LOC108078930 gene encoding serine protease 1: MKLLTLIFTLAVASANAAKEDEPVDIITNGSPAYDGQAPYVVGMAFHQSNLWCSGTIIADTWILTSAQCLTASSGVTIYFGATKLSEAQFVVSVGASQYVTGSEHLALVRIPRVGFSNRVKSVALPSLRDSSQSYENRWASVCGYGVTTYTNGLSDWLQCVDQQIMSNNECVSFYGSSTVSNQILCTRTPEGRSPCFGDAGSPLVTKQGSTLVGISAFVASNGCTLGLPAGFARVTVQLDWIRRNTGISY, from the coding sequence ATGAAGTTATTGACACTTATTTTCACCCTGGCAGTCGCCTCCGCCAATGCCGCCAAGGAGGACGAGCCCGTGGACATCATCACTAATGGCAGCCCGGCCTACGATGGCCAGGCTCCCTACGTGGTGGGCATGGCCTTCCACCAGAGCAATCTCTGGTGCAGTGGCACCATCATCGCCGACACTTGGATCCTCACCTCGGCCCAGTGCCTGACGGCCAGCTCCGGAGTTACCATCTACTTCGGAGCCACCAAGCTGAGCGAAGCTCAGTTTGTGGTTAGTGTGGGTGCCAGCCAATATGTGACTGGCAGTGAGCACCTCGCCCTGGTACGGATTCCCCGCGTCGGATTCAGTAATCGAGTGAAGAGTGTTGCCCTGCCGTCGCTGAGGGATAGCTCCCAGAGCTACGAGAACAGGTGGGCCAGTGTCTGTGGCTATGGCGTGACCACCTATACCAATGGACTCTCTGACTGGCTGCAGTGCGTCGACCAGCAGATCATGTCCAACAACGAGTGCGTCTCGTTCTACGGCTCCTCCACGGTCTCTAACCAGATCCTTTGCACCCGAACTCCTGAAGGCAGATCCCCTTGCTTCGGCGATGCTGGCAGTCCACTGGTCACCAAGCAGGGCTCCACTCTGGTGGGCATCTCCGCATTCGTGGCCTCCAATGGATGCACACTGGGCTTGCCGGCTGGTTTTGCCAGGGTCACCGTCCAACTGGATTGGATTCGCCGGAACACTGGCATCTCCTATTAG
- the LOC108078566 gene encoding MORN repeat-containing protein 5, whose product MTFFEKAAATRKESFLTGTQFFGKRNELGMQEFGTYIFPDGTQYDGDFKNNRFHGKGSIQTAGPDGVTFTVTHHHGRLTSIDKIEFNDRLDVDFEMKEDHTIGFKPWMYCTSQDRRFHGEITDTLEPVGPNSFRCKDGPNPPNLANNIFDLGFGLLSRQGFMLDTKTFSNRSFYLGSRKVRRWIRENCRHGTLVGHHLKQKVQAQFTREIIENNVKYSGCTRKNGIAPVHICRRSTSLDSFRSRKSTRVHLASTTDSCSSMADHLLNRHRPCATKIRRSKSESNV is encoded by the coding sequence ATGACATTCTTCGAGAAGGCGGCGGCCACCCGGAAAGAATCATTCCTAACCGGTACCCAATTTTTCGGTAAGCGCAATGAGCTGGGCATGCAGGAGTTCGGAACATATATATTTCCGGATGGTACTCAGTACGACGGCGATTTCAAGAACAATCGCTTCCACGGTAAAGGCTCCATCCAGACCGCGGGTCCCGATGGCGTCACCTTCACGGTGACCCATCACCATGGACGGCTGACGAGCATCGACAAGATCGAGTTCAACGATCGCCTGGATGTGGACTTTGAAATGAAGGAGGATCACACTATTGGCTTCAAGCCGTGGATGTACTGCACTTCCCAGGATCGTCGCTTCCATGGGGAAATAACGGATACGCTGGAGCCGGTGGGTCCCAATAGTTTTAGGTGCAAGGACGGACCCAATCCTCCCAATTTGGCTAACAACATCTTTGACCTGGGCTTTGGCCTTCTGAGCCGACAGGGCTTCATGCTGGACACCAAAACCTTTAGCAACCGGAGCTTCTATCTGGGCAGTCGCAAAGTGCGTCGCTGGATCCGTGAGAACTGCCGCCACGGTACCCTGGTGGGCCATCACCTCAAGCAGAAGGTCCAGGCGCAGTTTACCCGAGAGATCATCGAGAACAATGTGAAGTACTCTGGCTGCACCCGAAAGAATGGCATCGCGCCGGTTCATATCTGCCGGCGCTCTACCAGCCTGGATAGCTTCAGGTCGCGGAAGTCCACCCGTGTCCACCTGGCCAGCACCACCGACAGCTGCTCCTCAATGGCTGACCACCTGCTGAACCGCCACCGCCCCTGTGCCACTAAGATTCGTCGATCCAAGAGCGAGAGCAACGTGTAa